From one Brevundimonas sp. PAMC22021 genomic stretch:
- the ruvC gene encoding crossover junction endodeoxyribonuclease RuvC, which translates to MANNPIRILGLDPGLRRTGWGVIESDGSRLRWISHGVVAPPEAAPFPERLLHLLEHVGAICADHGCEEAAIEEVFVNVNPSSTLKLGHARAAVMLAPARAGLPVAEYSATLIKKAVVGAGHADKSQIAFMVKRLLPTCGEVKADAADALAVAITHAQLRKRSLIEAMHRGAA; encoded by the coding sequence ATGGCGAACAACCCGATCCGAATCCTGGGGCTGGACCCCGGCCTGCGCCGCACCGGCTGGGGCGTGATCGAAAGCGACGGTTCGCGCTTGCGCTGGATTTCTCATGGCGTCGTGGCGCCGCCCGAGGCCGCGCCCTTCCCCGAGCGGCTGCTGCACCTGCTGGAGCATGTCGGCGCGATCTGCGCCGATCACGGCTGCGAAGAGGCGGCGATCGAGGAGGTGTTCGTCAACGTCAATCCGTCCTCGACGCTGAAGCTGGGGCATGCGCGGGCGGCGGTGATGCTGGCGCCGGCCCGGGCCGGACTGCCGGTCGCCGAATATTCGGCCACCCTGATCAAGAAGGCGGTGGTCGGCGCGGGCCATGCGGACAAGAGCCAGATCGCCTTCATGGTCAAGCGGCTGCTGCCGACCTGCGGCGAGGTGAAGGCGGATGCGGCCGACGCGCTGGCGGTGGCGATCACCCATGCGCAGCTGCGCAAGCGCTCGTTGATCGAGGCCATGCACCGGGGCGCCGCGTGA
- the ruvA gene encoding Holliday junction branch migration protein RuvA: MIGRLRGVLAEVGEADCVIDCAGVGYVASCGARTLGRLPAPGDEAILYIHSQWSEDQGPRLYGFLSRDERRAFTTLLAIQGVGPKAALAVLDVLPPGELASAVAREDKAAVARANGVGSKLALRIVTELKGKTLTDGVFAPVAAGVHVEIAPPPPSLAGEAVSALLGLGIAEVNARRAVDQALIRLGDEAELSAVIRAALQELGR, encoded by the coding sequence GTGATCGGCAGGTTGCGAGGCGTGCTGGCGGAGGTCGGCGAGGCGGACTGCGTCATCGACTGCGCGGGCGTCGGCTATGTGGCGTCGTGCGGGGCGCGGACGCTGGGGCGATTGCCGGCGCCGGGGGACGAGGCGATCCTCTACATCCATAGCCAATGGAGCGAGGACCAGGGACCGCGCCTCTATGGGTTCCTCTCCCGCGACGAGCGGCGGGCGTTCACGACGCTGCTGGCCATTCAGGGCGTGGGGCCCAAGGCGGCGCTGGCGGTGCTGGACGTGCTGCCGCCGGGCGAGCTGGCCTCGGCGGTGGCCCGCGAGGACAAGGCGGCGGTGGCGCGGGCGAACGGGGTGGGCTCCAAGCTCGCCTTGCGCATCGTTACCGAGCTGAAGGGCAAGACGCTGACGGACGGGGTGTTCGCGCCCGTCGCCGCCGGCGTGCATGTCGAGATCGCGCCACCACCGCCGAGCCTGGCCGGCGAAGCCGTGTCGGCGCTGCTCGGCCTGGGCATCGCCGAGGTGAACGCACGCCGGGCGGTGGATCAGGCGCTGATCCGGCTGGGTGACGAGGCCGAACTGTCGGCCGTGATCCGGGCGGCCCTGCAGGAGCTGGGACGGTGA